The following proteins come from a genomic window of Microbacterium sulfonylureivorans:
- a CDS encoding helix-turn-helix domain-containing protein, with protein MDNRAEVREFLMTRRARLTPDAAGIAAGPNRRVAGLRRSEVAMLAGVSVEYYAKLERGSIAGASASVLDAISRALQLNDAEHAHLLDLARGADGIPSSGRNRRRTARPGPPRPSLQWALSAMTDAIAVVRDQRQDLVGFNELGRAFYSPLIGEGGRVPNFARFQFLDPAAHDFYPDWDLFAEMCVAVIRAEAGRDPHDKGIQDLVGELSTQSDLFRTLWAAHNVRTHGTGTKRFHHPVVGDLTLAYEELAITAEPGQVLLIYTAEPGSPSAERLRLLASWAANPAASAPGATP; from the coding sequence ATGGACAACCGAGCAGAGGTGCGCGAGTTCCTGATGACTCGCCGAGCGCGGCTCACTCCGGATGCCGCAGGCATCGCTGCGGGACCGAATCGACGTGTCGCGGGACTTCGCCGCAGCGAGGTCGCGATGCTCGCCGGGGTCAGCGTGGAGTACTACGCGAAGCTCGAGCGCGGTTCAATCGCGGGAGCGTCGGCATCCGTCCTCGACGCGATCTCAAGGGCGCTTCAACTGAACGACGCGGAACACGCCCACCTGCTCGACCTCGCCCGCGGCGCCGACGGGATCCCCTCGTCGGGCCGGAATCGTCGCCGAACCGCCAGGCCCGGACCCCCTCGACCGAGCCTGCAGTGGGCGCTCTCGGCGATGACCGACGCCATCGCCGTCGTCCGTGATCAGCGACAGGATCTCGTCGGGTTCAACGAGCTCGGCCGGGCCTTCTACTCCCCGCTGATCGGCGAGGGCGGACGGGTCCCGAACTTCGCCCGGTTCCAGTTCCTCGATCCCGCTGCCCACGACTTCTACCCCGACTGGGACCTGTTCGCTGAGATGTGCGTCGCGGTCATCCGTGCCGAAGCCGGCCGCGACCCCCACGACAAAGGGATCCAAGACCTCGTCGGGGAGCTGTCCACCCAGAGCGACCTCTTCCGCACGCTGTGGGCCGCGCACAACGTGCGTACTCACGGCACCGGCACGAAACGATTCCATCACCCCGTCGTCGGTGACCTGACGCTCGCGTATGAGGAACTGGCCATTACCGCCGAACCTGGACAGGTGCTCCTGATTTACACGGCAGAACCTGGCTCGCCGTCCGCGGAGCGTCTGCGGCTGCTCGCCTCGTGGGCAGCGAACCCGGCGGCGTCAGCGCCCGGCGCGACGCCCTGA
- a CDS encoding multidrug effflux MFS transporter, producing the protein MPATMPPDGRLIRPMLPALLLLLTVFGPISMDLYLPALPALTVELTATTSVAQLTVTACLIGLAAGQLIAGPLSDRFGRRGILIVGIVAYIVTSTLCALSPSVELLILARLVQGLAGGVGIVIATAAGRDVFSGRALIRFYGRLTLIGGFAAIVGPLLGGLLTTFTDWRGLFVFLAVIGVAILLVTLRVFGETLPADRRTIGGFGQTLRDYRTLLSDRIFLGTVLNQGFLYAALFAYLAGSTFVLQDIYGLSPQWYAAAFGLNSAGHMVFGYLAGRSAEGWSIRGTLAIGVVVTGLGAIGLLIAGITPMPLWVVIVALFALSSGVAMSAPPATTLAMRDYPQMAGTASSLLGMVRFGFGGIAAPFVGVAGALSILPLGVTTTISVLLAAASCLIFIRRRGTDAAAAVAASPSLHTPDEPRQERAPRCVESTCTPPATSEWSTATIR; encoded by the coding sequence ATGCCCGCGACCATGCCACCTGACGGACGCCTCATCCGTCCGATGCTGCCGGCGCTTCTCCTGCTGCTGACCGTGTTCGGACCGATCTCGATGGATCTCTACCTGCCGGCCCTTCCTGCCCTCACCGTGGAACTGACCGCGACCACATCGGTCGCGCAGCTGACGGTCACCGCGTGCCTCATCGGACTCGCCGCCGGACAGCTGATCGCCGGACCGCTGTCCGACAGATTCGGGCGGCGCGGCATCCTGATCGTCGGAATCGTCGCCTACATCGTCACGTCCACGCTCTGCGCGCTCAGCCCGTCGGTCGAGCTGCTCATTCTGGCGCGACTCGTTCAGGGCCTCGCCGGTGGCGTCGGCATCGTGATCGCCACCGCAGCCGGACGCGACGTGTTCTCGGGCAGGGCGCTCATCCGCTTCTATGGGCGTCTCACGCTGATCGGCGGTTTCGCTGCGATCGTGGGTCCGCTGCTCGGCGGTCTGCTCACGACCTTCACGGATTGGCGCGGACTGTTCGTCTTCCTCGCAGTGATCGGCGTTGCGATCCTCCTCGTGACACTCCGCGTCTTCGGGGAGACGCTCCCGGCCGATCGACGGACCATCGGCGGGTTCGGACAGACTCTCCGCGACTACCGCACGCTCCTCTCCGATCGGATCTTCCTCGGAACCGTCCTGAACCAGGGATTCCTCTACGCGGCGCTGTTCGCCTATCTCGCAGGGTCGACCTTCGTGCTGCAGGACATCTATGGCCTTTCGCCGCAGTGGTACGCCGCCGCCTTCGGACTCAACTCGGCCGGCCACATGGTCTTCGGGTACCTCGCCGGTCGCAGCGCCGAAGGGTGGAGCATCCGCGGCACTCTCGCGATCGGGGTCGTCGTGACAGGGCTCGGCGCGATCGGCCTCCTCATCGCCGGCATCACGCCCATGCCGTTGTGGGTCGTGATCGTGGCCCTCTTCGCCTTATCCAGTGGGGTCGCGATGAGCGCGCCTCCGGCCACGACCCTCGCGATGCGTGACTATCCGCAGATGGCGGGCACCGCCTCCTCACTGCTGGGAATGGTCCGGTTCGGCTTCGGTGGAATCGCCGCGCCCTTCGTCGGTGTCGCCGGTGCGCTCAGCATCCTCCCCCTCGGCGTGACCACGACCATCTCGGTGCTGCTGGCCGCGGCATCCTGCTTGATTTTCATCCGACGCAGGGGAACGGATGCCGCGGCCGCCGTCGCTGCCTCGCCCTCCCTGCACACACCCGATGAGCCTCGACAAGAAAGGGCACCACGATGCGTGGAGTCAACATGTACGCCCCCGGCGACGTCCGAGTGGAGCACCGCGACGATCCGGTGA
- a CDS encoding carbohydrate ABC transporter permease, whose amino-acid sequence MKPTRAWSPYLFVAPAILVFAFVVLIPALANTALSFANWSGTDAIQFVGLDNYFRAFRDEIYLVAYRNTFVYILLTLALEVVVGLLLAGLVTMQGRRTTFYRVAFFVPVTLPMIVIAILWSFVYSDDIGLINSGLRASGLDGLTRVWLGDPDTALLAISVVSGWIYAGFYMAIFYAALQRIPKHLLEAATLDGASQWRVFWSVKVPLIRPMIEVAVLLCITGAFQSFDLFYVMTNGGPDHSTEIITTYLVEVVFRYRDLGYGAALSTIMTVVVVGIALILVRMRTKGGSNDIEY is encoded by the coding sequence GTGAAACCCACCCGCGCCTGGTCGCCGTACCTGTTCGTGGCGCCCGCGATACTCGTGTTCGCGTTCGTCGTGCTCATCCCCGCCCTCGCGAACACGGCGCTGAGCTTCGCCAACTGGTCGGGCACTGACGCCATCCAGTTCGTCGGTCTCGACAACTACTTCCGCGCCTTCCGGGACGAGATCTACCTGGTCGCCTACCGGAACACCTTCGTCTACATCCTGCTGACACTCGCGCTCGAGGTCGTCGTCGGGCTGCTGCTGGCGGGCCTCGTGACGATGCAAGGGCGGCGGACCACGTTCTACCGCGTCGCGTTCTTCGTGCCGGTCACCCTGCCGATGATCGTGATCGCGATCCTGTGGAGCTTCGTCTACAGCGATGACATCGGGCTCATCAACTCCGGGTTGCGCGCATCCGGGCTCGACGGACTGACCCGGGTGTGGCTGGGAGATCCCGACACAGCCCTGCTCGCCATCTCCGTCGTCTCGGGCTGGATCTACGCCGGCTTCTACATGGCGATCTTCTACGCCGCGCTGCAGCGCATCCCGAAGCATCTCCTTGAGGCCGCGACGCTGGATGGAGCCAGCCAGTGGCGGGTGTTCTGGAGCGTCAAAGTGCCGCTGATCCGGCCGATGATCGAGGTCGCCGTGCTGCTGTGCATCACCGGCGCGTTCCAGAGCTTCGATCTGTTCTACGTGATGACCAACGGCGGGCCCGACCACTCGACGGAGATCATCACCACGTATCTCGTGGAGGTCGTGTTCCGGTATCGCGACCTCGGCTACGGTGCCGCGCTGTCGACGATCATGACGGTCGTCGTGGTGGGCATCGCGCTCATTCTCGTCAGGATGCGCACGAAGGGTGGAAGCAATGACATTGAGTACTGA
- a CDS encoding glycoside hydrolase family 3 C-terminal domain-containing protein: protein MTTDISHLTLEQKASLLSGRDFWSTKSLEEAGIPSLVLTDGPHGIRRQAGDADHLGIDDSLPSTCFPPAVAVGSSWDPDMAARVGTAVGEEGVAFGVAVVLGPGVNIKRSPLCGRNFEYYSEDPYLSGVLGAAHVNALQAAGPGASVKHFAANNQETERMRVSADVDERTLREIYLPAFERVVTEAGPATVMCSYNKVNGVYASRNRWLLTDVLRGDWGFTGAVVSDWGAVSNRVDSVRAGMDLEMPGSNGTTDAEIVDAVHNGQLDESIVDESVRRVLALTELPHAATDDLDTDAHHRVARDVAADSVVLLKNRGILPLSSGSSIAVIGAFATQPRFQGGGSSHINPTRTDVTLDEIRTLAADQGSTVVSAQGYALDDTDPSSGQNASLRAEAVAAALTADVAIVFAGLSDREESEGFDRTSLQLPDEQVELIHAVAASGTPTVVVLSNGGVVTLEGWHDNVDAIVEGWLLGQAGGGAIADVLFGVVNPSGHLAETIPLRLEDNPSWLNFPGEQGHVRYSEGIFVGYRYYTTAGVPVRYPFGHGLSYTTFETTDVLSTVTGSDSVRARVTVTNSGDRAGKHVVQIYVATTTGPVRRPQRELRAFAKVTLQPGESRQVEFDLDRRAFAYWDIELGRFVVPAGEYTVQVCADASTVLEEQTVTLAGDAVIRELTMDSTVGDWFSHPVVGPALMAGLQASMTPEQAEQAAQNPDALKMVESMPMQQFLVFTNGALPVDSLEQLIELSKAPAPAP, encoded by the coding sequence ATGACCACCGACATCTCTCACCTGACCCTCGAGCAGAAGGCGTCGCTGCTGTCCGGGCGGGACTTCTGGTCCACCAAGTCGCTGGAGGAGGCCGGAATCCCGTCGCTCGTCCTCACCGATGGTCCGCACGGAATCCGTCGCCAGGCAGGTGACGCCGACCACCTCGGGATCGACGACAGCCTCCCCTCGACCTGCTTTCCTCCGGCAGTCGCGGTCGGCTCCAGCTGGGACCCCGACATGGCCGCACGGGTGGGCACCGCCGTCGGTGAGGAGGGTGTCGCCTTCGGTGTCGCCGTCGTCCTCGGACCCGGGGTGAACATCAAGCGATCCCCGCTGTGCGGCCGAAACTTCGAGTACTACTCCGAAGACCCCTACCTCTCCGGCGTCCTCGGCGCAGCCCACGTCAACGCACTGCAGGCAGCGGGCCCGGGCGCGTCAGTGAAGCACTTCGCCGCCAACAACCAGGAGACCGAGCGGATGCGCGTCAGCGCAGACGTGGACGAGCGCACGTTGCGCGAAATCTATCTGCCCGCCTTCGAACGCGTCGTCACCGAGGCGGGTCCCGCCACGGTGATGTGCTCGTACAACAAGGTCAACGGGGTCTACGCGTCACGCAACCGCTGGCTCCTCACCGACGTCCTGCGCGGCGACTGGGGATTCACCGGCGCCGTCGTCTCCGACTGGGGTGCCGTCAGCAACCGAGTGGACAGCGTACGGGCCGGCATGGACCTGGAGATGCCGGGCAGCAACGGCACCACCGACGCAGAAATCGTCGACGCGGTGCACAACGGTCAGTTGGATGAGTCGATCGTCGACGAGTCCGTCCGGCGGGTCCTCGCCCTGACCGAACTGCCTCACGCTGCCACCGACGACCTCGACACCGATGCACACCACCGGGTGGCCCGCGATGTCGCCGCCGACTCCGTCGTCCTGCTGAAGAACAGAGGCATCCTTCCGCTTTCTTCAGGGTCGTCGATCGCGGTGATCGGCGCGTTCGCCACCCAGCCCCGATTCCAGGGCGGCGGCAGTTCACACATCAACCCGACTCGCACGGACGTGACGCTCGATGAGATCCGCACCCTCGCCGCGGACCAGGGTTCCACCGTGGTGTCGGCGCAGGGATACGCGCTGGACGACACGGACCCTTCGAGCGGTCAGAACGCGTCTCTGCGTGCCGAAGCTGTCGCGGCGGCGCTGACCGCCGACGTCGCCATCGTCTTCGCCGGCCTCAGCGACCGTGAGGAGTCCGAGGGCTTCGACCGCACCAGCCTGCAGTTGCCCGACGAGCAAGTCGAGCTGATCCACGCTGTCGCAGCCAGCGGCACCCCCACCGTAGTAGTGCTTTCCAACGGCGGAGTTGTCACGCTCGAGGGGTGGCACGACAACGTCGACGCCATCGTGGAGGGGTGGCTTCTCGGCCAGGCCGGTGGCGGTGCGATCGCGGACGTCCTGTTCGGAGTCGTCAACCCATCCGGCCATCTCGCAGAGACCATCCCGCTGCGCCTGGAAGACAACCCCAGCTGGCTGAACTTCCCCGGCGAGCAAGGTCACGTGCGTTACAGCGAAGGCATCTTCGTCGGCTACCGGTACTACACCACCGCCGGTGTCCCGGTCCGATACCCCTTCGGACACGGCCTGTCCTATACGACATTCGAGACCACGGACGTACTGAGCACTGTCACCGGTTCCGACAGTGTGCGCGCCCGAGTCACCGTCACCAATAGTGGCGACCGTGCGGGAAAGCACGTTGTGCAGATCTACGTGGCGACCACCACCGGTCCCGTCCGCCGTCCCCAGCGGGAACTTCGCGCCTTCGCGAAGGTGACTCTGCAGCCAGGCGAGAGCCGGCAGGTGGAATTCGACCTGGACCGTCGCGCGTTCGCCTACTGGGACATCGAGTTGGGCCGCTTTGTCGTCCCTGCCGGTGAGTACACAGTGCAAGTGTGCGCCGACGCCTCCACGGTGCTCGAGGAGCAGACTGTCACCCTTGCCGGCGACGCGGTCATCCGTGAACTGACAATGGACTCCACCGTGGGTGACTGGTTCAGCCACCCGGTCGTCGGCCCAGCGCTCATGGCGGGCCTTCAAGCGTCGATGACGCCGGAGCAGGCGGAGCAAGCAGCGCAGAACCCGGACGCGCTGAAAATGGTCGAGTCGATGCCGATGCAGCAGTTCCTCGTCTTCACCAACGGAGCCCTCCCTGTCGACTCCCTGGAGCAGCTCATCGAACTCAGCAAGGCGCCGGCGCCGGCGCCGTGA
- a CDS encoding ABC transporter substrate-binding protein: MRFNSHRASGAMLVAVAIAGTTTLAGCSASSDPDAVTIRVAMGSSGDAVDQGFEVLKEEYEAKYPGRTVEIIIQEDDVYQTTGLATLLSSREAPDAYFEWSGPRMRGHVSDGDGADLSEALEGDLFAGRFDANAFNNMDVDGSGIYMVPWTGDVTNVIWYDADVFDDLGLSVPTTWDEYLDANQAMLDEGLLPLVEGNKDQWPVGSVASHIVSRMVGEEQYSAVMDGEAPMNSPEMVEAFEKLAELAPFVNPSINALADDEAMTQFFLQKAATHQIGSWLMADAAENAGDLNFDYFNLPAFSDGAGDQDSVLGISTGFMVNEKSAHQEETLEFLAMLADEDGTKMWAEAGLAPMTIDPFKGVDADPRTVALAEMMGTASALVAPADSGHDIEIAAAFYDAAASVIGGTATPQEAADTAQSRIDAAN; the protein is encoded by the coding sequence ATGCGCTTCAACTCTCATCGCGCGTCCGGTGCAATGCTCGTGGCTGTGGCCATCGCCGGCACGACAACTCTCGCCGGCTGCTCAGCCAGCAGCGACCCGGATGCCGTGACGATCAGGGTCGCCATGGGTTCCTCGGGGGATGCTGTCGACCAGGGCTTCGAGGTGCTCAAGGAAGAGTACGAAGCGAAGTACCCCGGACGAACGGTGGAGATCATCATCCAGGAGGATGACGTCTACCAGACCACCGGCCTCGCGACTCTGCTCTCGAGCAGAGAGGCTCCGGACGCCTACTTCGAGTGGTCCGGCCCCCGCATGCGCGGGCACGTCAGCGATGGCGACGGTGCCGACCTCAGCGAAGCGCTCGAGGGCGACCTGTTCGCGGGACGCTTCGATGCCAACGCGTTCAACAACATGGATGTCGACGGATCGGGCATCTACATGGTGCCGTGGACCGGTGACGTCACCAACGTCATCTGGTACGACGCCGATGTCTTCGATGATCTCGGCCTCAGCGTCCCGACGACGTGGGATGAGTACCTCGACGCCAACCAGGCCATGCTCGACGAGGGCCTTCTGCCCTTGGTCGAGGGGAACAAGGACCAGTGGCCGGTGGGCAGCGTCGCCTCGCATATCGTGTCGCGGATGGTCGGCGAGGAGCAGTACTCCGCGGTCATGGACGGCGAGGCGCCGATGAACTCGCCTGAGATGGTCGAGGCCTTCGAGAAGCTCGCCGAGCTCGCCCCGTTCGTCAACCCGAGCATCAACGCGCTCGCGGACGACGAGGCCATGACGCAGTTCTTCCTGCAGAAGGCTGCGACGCACCAGATCGGCAGCTGGCTGATGGCGGATGCTGCCGAGAATGCCGGAGACCTCAACTTCGACTACTTCAACCTCCCGGCCTTCTCCGATGGCGCCGGCGACCAGGACAGTGTGCTGGGCATCTCGACCGGGTTCATGGTGAACGAGAAGTCGGCGCACCAGGAGGAGACGCTGGAGTTCCTCGCGATGCTGGCCGATGAGGACGGCACGAAGATGTGGGCCGAGGCAGGTCTCGCCCCCATGACGATCGACCCGTTCAAGGGCGTCGACGCCGACCCGCGCACGGTCGCCCTCGCCGAGATGATGGGCACCGCGAGCGCACTCGTGGCACCGGCGGACAGCGGCCACGACATCGAGATCGCTGCCGCGTTCTACGACGCCGCGGCGTCGGTGATCGGAGGCACGGCGACACCGCAGGAAGCCGCCGACACCGCGCAGTCGCGGATCGACGCCGCCAACTGA
- a CDS encoding alpha-L-rhamnosidase produces MSQRPTGRFITPTTATGAENEPAAYVRREFRLDRLPTCATLRVTALGVVEAHLNGAVIGDEVLSPGWTSYRHRLVVSEHDVTDNLVVGGNVLGAIVGEGWALGRLGWENKRNHYADRPALFAELVLEYPDHTQIIASDTDFRAASGGVRSNSIYDGETYDARLEPDGWDAAGFDDSEWGAVEIVDWPLDTLTDTPAEPIRRVQELAPVEVITTPTGKTVVDFGQNISGRVRFTVTADAGTIITLRHAEVMTGGEIDVETIRTAKATDQYIARGDGAETWEPRFTFHGFRYVEVDGWPGELDPSQIRAVVTHSDMRRTGWLETSNPLLNQLHSNAVWSMRDNFVGVPTDCPQRDERLGWTGDINAFAPTAAFLYDVRGVLGSWLQDLAVEQKATGFVPWVVPDVLSTPSSPTALWSDVAVSLPWALYREYGDPKILADAYESMAMFIRQVAALLDRDGLWSAGFQYGDWLDPDAPIDNPAGGKTDRHLVASAYLCKTTQEMAATARILGHEDDAAEFAAVAERVRAAFCAEYVTEKGRVAGETVTGYALAIAFDILDERQREHAGDLLARLVAKAGYRISTGFAGTPLVTDALSRTGHLDEAYLLLLETGCPSFLYPVTMGATTIWERWDSIRPDGTINPSGMTSLNHYALGAVVDWMHRTIGGLTAVEPGYKRMRIAPAPGGNLTSSQLRHITTHGDVMISWSLTEQTMTVRVTIPEGTTAEVALPLHPEGEVNEIAAGTHEWTYHVSAAGGARSFTLDSTLKELSDDAAAWRAFTDAFARHFPGVPLDGSAPEAAFMSVNTMLEYVPGASDELRDDLASALAGLSEGVTA; encoded by the coding sequence ATGTCACAACGTCCTACCGGCCGTTTCATCACACCGACAACGGCTACCGGTGCCGAGAACGAGCCGGCCGCGTACGTGCGGCGGGAGTTCCGGCTGGATCGTCTGCCGACGTGCGCAACCCTCCGCGTCACGGCGCTCGGTGTTGTCGAAGCCCACCTGAACGGCGCTGTCATCGGCGACGAGGTACTCAGCCCTGGGTGGACGTCGTATCGGCATCGCCTCGTGGTCTCAGAACACGACGTGACCGACAACCTGGTCGTCGGAGGCAATGTGCTCGGCGCGATCGTGGGTGAAGGATGGGCGCTGGGCCGGCTGGGGTGGGAGAACAAGCGCAACCACTACGCGGACCGTCCCGCGCTGTTCGCCGAGCTGGTCCTCGAATATCCGGACCACACGCAGATCATCGCAAGCGACACCGACTTCCGCGCCGCAAGCGGCGGCGTCCGAAGCAACAGCATCTACGACGGCGAGACCTACGACGCCCGCCTCGAGCCGGACGGCTGGGATGCTGCCGGTTTCGATGACTCCGAATGGGGCGCCGTCGAGATCGTCGACTGGCCCCTCGATACGCTCACCGATACTCCCGCCGAGCCGATCCGTAGGGTGCAGGAGCTCGCTCCAGTGGAGGTCATCACCACACCGACCGGCAAGACGGTGGTGGACTTCGGGCAGAACATCTCCGGCCGGGTGCGTTTCACCGTGACCGCCGATGCGGGAACAATCATCACCCTGCGGCACGCGGAAGTGATGACCGGCGGCGAGATCGACGTGGAGACGATCCGCACCGCGAAAGCCACCGATCAATACATCGCCCGCGGCGACGGTGCTGAGACGTGGGAGCCGCGGTTCACGTTCCACGGCTTCCGGTACGTGGAGGTCGACGGGTGGCCCGGTGAACTCGATCCCAGCCAGATCCGCGCGGTCGTGACCCATTCCGATATGCGACGTACCGGGTGGCTGGAAACGTCCAACCCGCTGCTGAACCAGCTGCACTCCAACGCCGTGTGGTCGATGCGCGACAACTTCGTCGGCGTTCCCACCGACTGCCCACAACGCGATGAGCGCCTCGGGTGGACGGGCGACATCAACGCGTTCGCGCCCACCGCCGCATTCCTATACGACGTCCGCGGTGTCCTCGGTTCCTGGCTTCAAGACCTGGCGGTCGAGCAGAAGGCGACGGGATTCGTGCCCTGGGTCGTCCCGGACGTGCTGTCCACTCCTTCGTCGCCGACCGCGCTGTGGAGCGACGTCGCGGTCAGCCTCCCGTGGGCGCTGTACCGCGAATACGGGGATCCGAAGATCCTCGCCGATGCCTACGAGTCGATGGCGATGTTCATCCGCCAGGTCGCGGCTCTTCTGGACCGTGATGGGCTGTGGAGCGCGGGCTTCCAGTACGGGGACTGGCTCGACCCGGACGCGCCGATCGACAACCCCGCCGGCGGCAAGACCGACCGCCACCTCGTCGCCTCGGCGTACCTCTGTAAGACCACGCAGGAGATGGCAGCGACGGCGCGTATCCTCGGCCACGAGGATGACGCGGCCGAGTTCGCTGCCGTCGCCGAGCGGGTCCGGGCGGCGTTTTGTGCGGAGTACGTGACGGAGAAGGGTCGTGTCGCGGGGGAAACGGTCACCGGCTACGCCCTGGCCATCGCATTTGACATCCTCGACGAACGGCAGCGCGAGCACGCCGGCGACTTGCTGGCGCGTCTTGTGGCGAAGGCCGGGTACCGGATTTCCACCGGGTTCGCCGGCACACCGCTGGTCACCGACGCGCTTTCGCGCACCGGACACCTGGACGAGGCGTACTTGCTGCTGCTGGAGACGGGATGCCCGTCGTTCCTGTATCCGGTCACCATGGGGGCGACCACTATCTGGGAGCGGTGGGATTCGATCCGCCCGGATGGGACGATCAACCCGTCCGGGATGACCTCTCTGAATCACTACGCCCTCGGCGCGGTCGTGGACTGGATGCACCGCACCATCGGCGGGCTTACTGCTGTCGAACCGGGGTACAAGCGGATGCGGATCGCCCCCGCTCCCGGCGGGAACCTGACCTCCTCACAACTGCGTCACATCACCACGCACGGTGACGTGATGATCTCTTGGTCGCTGACCGAGCAGACCATGACGGTGCGAGTGACCATCCCTGAGGGCACCACGGCCGAAGTTGCTCTGCCGCTGCACCCCGAGGGCGAGGTGAACGAGATCGCCGCCGGCACGCACGAATGGACCTACCACGTTTCCGCTGCGGGTGGTGCTCGGAGCTTCACACTCGACTCCACCCTCAAGGAGCTGTCCGACGACGCGGCCGCCTGGAGGGCGTTCACCGATGCCTTTGCTCGCCATTTCCCCGGTGTCCCGCTGGACGGGTCTGCCCCGGAGGCCGCGTTCATGTCGGTGAACACCATGCTCGAATACGTCCCCGGCGCGTCCGACGAACTCCGCGATGACCTCGCTTCTGCACTCGCCGGCCTCTCCGAAGGAGTCACCGCATGA
- a CDS encoding zinc-dependent alcohol dehydrogenase family protein, with amino-acid sequence MRGVNMYAPGDVRVEHRDDPVILEPTDAIIRLTASCICGSDLWPYRGAEPLFATPQPMGHEYVGVVTEIGADVKNVGVGDFVVGSFVASDNTCEICQAGYQSRCVHNVMMGAIGTQSEFARIPLADGTLVTTPGQPDPELIPSLLAASDVLGTGWFAAVAAEAGPGKTVAVVGDGAVGLLGILAARELGAERIIAMSRHADRQALAREFGATEIVEERGDEGVARIKELTNGLGAHSVIEAVGTQESMEQAIRATRPGGHIGYVGVAHDVSLDGLELFFSGVQLHGGPAPVRRFLPELIQLIWDRKIDPGVVFDLTLPLEDAAEGYKAMDKRRATKVLLTL; translated from the coding sequence ATGCGTGGAGTCAACATGTACGCCCCCGGCGACGTCCGAGTGGAGCACCGCGACGATCCGGTGATCCTCGAACCGACTGATGCGATCATCCGCCTCACGGCTTCGTGCATCTGCGGGTCCGACCTCTGGCCCTACCGCGGTGCAGAGCCGCTGTTCGCAACCCCGCAGCCGATGGGTCACGAGTACGTCGGCGTCGTCACCGAGATCGGTGCCGACGTGAAGAACGTCGGTGTCGGCGACTTCGTCGTCGGGTCGTTCGTCGCGTCCGACAACACCTGCGAGATCTGCCAGGCCGGGTACCAGTCCCGGTGCGTGCACAACGTGATGATGGGCGCGATCGGCACCCAGTCCGAGTTCGCGCGCATCCCCCTGGCCGACGGGACTCTGGTCACCACGCCCGGTCAGCCGGACCCTGAGCTGATCCCCTCGCTGCTCGCGGCATCCGATGTTCTGGGCACCGGCTGGTTCGCGGCCGTCGCCGCCGAGGCCGGCCCAGGCAAGACGGTCGCCGTCGTCGGCGATGGCGCTGTCGGCCTCCTCGGCATCCTCGCCGCACGGGAGCTCGGCGCGGAGCGGATCATCGCGATGTCCCGGCACGCCGACCGGCAGGCTCTCGCTCGGGAGTTCGGCGCGACCGAGATCGTCGAGGAGCGCGGCGACGAAGGCGTGGCGAGGATCAAGGAGCTGACCAACGGGCTCGGCGCGCACTCCGTGATCGAGGCCGTCGGCACGCAGGAATCGATGGAGCAGGCGATCCGCGCCACCCGTCCGGGCGGCCACATCGGCTACGTCGGCGTCGCCCACGACGTCAGCCTCGACGGACTGGAGCTGTTCTTCTCCGGGGTGCAGCTGCACGGCGGCCCGGCTCCGGTACGCCGGTTCCTGCCCGAGCTGATCCAGCTCATCTGGGACCGCAAGATCGACCCCGGCGTGGTGTTCGATCTCACCCTCCCGCTCGAGGATGCCGCGGAAGGCTACAAGGCGATGGATAAGCGCCGGGCCACCAAAGTGCTGCTCACCCTTTGA
- a CDS encoding cyclophilin-like fold protein encodes MDVTIGEDNPTVRDLLSLLPMEVSIEEFNGREKIAYPARQLETAGSPGSDPENGDLIYFSPWGNLGFYCNADGIGFSDDTIHIGTNNATPDQLALLEGAVTIEILD; translated from the coding sequence GTGGACGTCACCATCGGAGAGGACAACCCGACGGTGCGCGACCTCCTTTCGCTGCTGCCGATGGAAGTGTCTATCGAGGAGTTCAACGGACGAGAGAAGATCGCCTACCCCGCCCGCCAGCTGGAGACCGCGGGTTCACCCGGATCCGACCCGGAGAACGGCGACCTCATCTACTTCTCGCCGTGGGGCAACCTCGGCTTCTACTGCAACGCCGACGGCATCGGCTTCTCCGACGACACCATCCACATCGGGACGAACAACGCCACCCCAGACCAGCTCGCGCTCCTCGAGGGTGCCGTCACGATCGAGATCCTCGACTGA